In Channa argus isolate prfri chromosome 15, Channa argus male v1.0, whole genome shotgun sequence, the DNA window GTGAGCAGCTGCTTGTCATTTCACATAGTCTTGCAGCAAAGTGGGGCTAAAACCTTGTCTGCATTTCCGTGAATGAGCTGCTTCAGCTTCTCACTTGTGATTTCCAACCTCACAGGGAAAGAGAGTCAAAACGTCTTATTTTGACCAAGAAGCTGGATCTAAAGTTGTACTACATCCCAGTCACAGATGAGAAGCCTTCCAGCGGTTCATCTGTGAGTTATTCaaagagaaactgaaacagGTGTGAGTGTAGAAGACACCATTTAATGTCTTTTCCTCATAGGACAGCTTCTGTCTGGATGAGGAAGCTGTGTCTGAGGGGCGATTGTCTCTCGCCTTCTTTTTGGGAACAGTGGATCCATGGTACAACCACAACATCAACAGTCTGGGAGCTACGATCTCCACACTGCCTTCAGTGGTAACCAGAGACAGAAATGAGGTCCCGCTTATGTGCAAGCTTTTGATGTGGAACATGCTGATTTGATTAGACGAAAATGAAACCGAGGGACTTTGAATAACGACTCAACAGCCATGTCCTGTATCTATAGAGTCCTGAGCCTTGTATCTATCCATGTGTGATGTAACAACCAAGTCCAAATCCCTCAGACCCCTTTTCCATCTTTGTCCAGTGAGAAATCCCTTATAGTAAATAAAGGACTCAGCTGTTGAAAATAGATTTAGCCAAGTTGGCAGGAAGTTACCTTCCTGAACATTATTTGCCACCTTCATGccaagacattttatttaaactggcAAAAGCTGCTATAACTCTGCAAATGCATATGGAAAACAGATTAATGAGAAGCAAATTTGATGATTTACTGTGGTTGACACGTCCTCCCTCTTTATCTCCTGCAGCACTGTCATCTCAGCGCACCACCAGAGCAAAACCTCTTTCTACTGGACAACTTGTGTTACTACCTTCGTTGTGGGACACAGCCAGTCAACCTACCAGTCTACCGTGTTAGGGTACCGGAATTTTAATTATAAATCTGTGCAGATTCAGACAAACAACGTGTTTACTGAAAGTAGGAGAATcgttgttttgtattttctggcCCATGAACTCGATTTCCAGCCATAAGTGGCCACTATTTTCAACAAAATCCACACATTCACGACTAGAATGTGCGGTTAAACTTCCgtatatgaaaatatgtttctgcttctagctgaaaaattcctccaggtgacatcacccAGACAAGTCTTTCctcaggagttcagatgatgtcatccggCGGAGCCCTGGAAAAAAGCAGATGATGCAAACTATGATTaccaacaagatgacatcatctgaactaaaggtcATTTGGAGCCATTTTTCAGCTAATTGTACACATTCAGGAAGTACTCTGAATACACTTGTTGTATATGtaatataaacattataaatattGACAACATggtttaaaaatttaatttttaagtaaCTATAATTCCCTTTACCCGATTTATAGACTGGCCACGTTTTTACAGCAGAGGTCTATAGTGGGTTTCTTGGATGTTGTAGCTTGGTTTTCGTTCTGCCAGTGTAAACTGTTGGATCTTATTTACAAAGACTTGTATTTTTCCAATCCATTACATttgccacaggtggactccagtcatgTCCAAGTCTAATAAAGCAAAGAGAACACACCTGACCACAGCTTAGAGACATAGAAAAGACTCTGAAAGGGGATATTTCTATGTTTAATGgcctgaaaactttctgaagtCGCTGTAGTTTAAAGCGTGACTCGACGCCCCCTAGTGGCCTAACAAGTGAACATTTTCTGCGTAGACCACAGTGCAGTGTTCAGGTTCTGTCAGTCATTAATTGATACCACCCACCTACTTCCTGCTCTGTTTAGATGACTATCTCCAGCTGTCAACTGGTGGAGGAGGTCTTTGTGTCCCACCTGGAGGCAGAAGTCCCAGAGTTCAGACACCTTAAACAAAGCCGTATGTTTCTGAGTTTCTTTCTCATGTTTCTGCGCATGTGGAGAAGAATGTGTCACCTGTGAGCCGTTCTCTTCAACAGAGGAACCTTCTGCACGAAGGACACGGAGGCCAAAGGGGGATGTGTTTGGAGCCGTGATCACAGTCAGTTACAcagaggtacttgtactttatgAACTGTCAAACTTTAAAGTTTAGTGTCAACAGCAGTGCTGCAGTCACTGGTCACCTCAACCCTCTCTACAGAAGTCTCTAAGCAAACGAGAAGCAGTGAAGGGAGAGGCGCTGATGACGAGTCGCGTGGTGATTACATCTGAGCCGGCAGCTGTGATCACAGGTTTCACGTGGATTTATCTTCAGTTAACAACtttgaagtaaatgtaaaaaaaaaaaaaaaaaaaggtccttgAAACATGTTGAGTAttgctcttgtttttgtttaggtGAAGATTTCCTTACTGTCCGGTTTGACAGTTTGTACTCAGGATACAACACAGTAAGTTCTTCACTTCTACGTCATTTTTGCCATCAGTGTTTATAGTAAACTACACAGTATATAGGATATCTGCTATATGATACTTTTTACAGTTGAACTACTCTATTTACAACCTGATCTCGGGTGGATGAAATATCTTACCCAACCTAAACTATCAtcctttgttattttcttttactattaaaatgaatgagttttCTAGTGGAGTAGAAAGTACAATATTTATCtatgaaatgtaaaagtataaagtGAACTTTGTACTTCAGTACAGTACTTTGTAATAATTCATCCCTGAAATCcaacaatgtaaataaatgaatgtgtttgttttgatgttagAAAATCCAAACCCAGAACATCAGCATCAAGACACTGGAACATCGgactctctctgtgtgtctggaCAAAGACTCGCGCAGGACATACACTAATGTCCAAAAGTAACTTATGTTTACTTTGTTCATAATTTGCCATTAACTCCAGTTGAGACCGTGATACAGAGCGATGTCTTTGCTTTACAGCGTACAAATTTCTCCGTGCTTGGACCCTGGATGCAACATCCGCTCCAGGTTCAGCTTCAGAAGCGAGCGAGAGCTGCTGCTGAGCAAGTACCTGGACAAAGTCCTGTCGCTGCCCATCAACACCTTCAGCAGTGTGACCCCCTGAGGGACACGAACTGTACTTTTCGTCTTTACACACACCTGCAGctgtttgtaatgtaatgtaatgttcaGGCCTTAGGGGACTCTTATTTTGGTAATGCTTCATAATACAGCAGCTTTTTCACTGGATTCCTTCTCCAGCACTCTGGACACATATAgactcagttgtcagtttaaTAGATACACTAAGCTAAAGCTGATACAGGTGGAAATGAAGGTTAAAAGGCTCAAActgttcaaactttaaaaattcCCAGCTCTTTCAGTcctgctctgtggaggttgATGATTGATGATTGTAGTTTGGGGGCTTTTCTGtcatcagctgctgttgttttcctttgctgacCTGTCCTGCGGATGTGGCTCAGTACACCAATGGTTTCCTTCCGTTTCAGGACATTCACAGTTGTTTTTTCAAACTTAAAATTCCCAATTCTGCCGTACACAGCTCCCAGGTTTCGCTGttgattcatgtttttttttttttaaactggtccTCACAggtaaaacttttatttattgttcaaACGGTCAACGTCACCTTTCGCTCACCTAAGGCCTCAGTGACctaatttaaaaaggtttgtttcATCAAAGCCTAACGGGGCctaaaaataattgaataaaagCTCCAATTCTGAACTTCCGTGTCAtatccatcttttgatcttTAACCTGATTGGCTTTgttgttccaatacttttggagggtaCTGTAAATCCCAGcatagcttttttttagccacatAGCTGTGTGCACACGATTCAAAAGAGTTGGGACAAAGCCAACAAAAGTTGTTTGatgcttaaaaaaatagttATTATAAGTTAATTATGTTAAATTGCCTTTTATTTCCCCACAttgtaaatgtctttgtacTCTGGCTTAAATAATAACGAAGTTTGGAAACAGGTTTATACCTCAAACAGCCAGTTGGATTCTTGAAAaaaattttattaattgttttaaatttcattttactGCTTTCATAACTACACTACATGGTTAGTAACGTGTCCAACTTTGGACGAGTTACCTGCGTCGCGGAAGGGGCATCCGCACCTTTAGAGGGcgctgttgtcatggaaaccgCTCCACGTGTTACAGCGGAGCTCATTCACCGTGCGGATGTCAACAGGTGTCAACAGGTGTCCTCCGCTGTTAGCGCACAAACACAAACGTTTGTGGAAGAAATGAATAAAGTGTGAAGTGTGCGGAAGACAAAAGGTgagatttaacttttttttgctAGTTTTTAAATCTGATTAACGTGACGTGGCCTTTTTGATGCCCTGCAGGAACAGGTGCATCGAGCCGGACAGGTGTTCCTGCCCGTCATGTTCCACAGTTTTACGCTGTAATTCACCAGCATTACAGGATCAACGGCTAAAAGCTGAGACAGAGAGTGAAGTCAGTGACACCTGTGCATTTATTTACCACCGTAACCGGCTGGAGATCAACACCATTAAACATATGTTGGTTTTAATGACATGACGACATTGTGATAatatgatgatgtcatcaaaatAGAAGTGAGAGAACTTTGGTGTTGTTGTTATTTGGCAAAGctgttattaatgtttttatgtgagGAAGAATCTAAAGTGCATTAGAAGCTGAAATAATGACTTGCTGTTACtgtgatcattttaattttacagcaataattataaaaataaaacgtgAGGCTGCTTGTCTTTGTATTGTATCACTTTTTTAagtgatttaaattttaaatttctttttttcacatttattaacTTGTCTTTTGCACGATTGACAAAGGaagcttttcatttttgattgTGTGGGTGAGTAGCACGGATTAATCCCCACGTCTCTCTCCGTCGTGTCTCTCAGATCAGAAGACACCGCGATGAAGAGGAACAAACAGATTGACGTCACTCGTGCCCTGGCTCTGGCCGGCACCTTTAACTTCCTGCGTTCCTGTGCCAGGTGCTGCCTGCTCCCCTTCCTCACCCTGTACTTCAGACAGCTGGGCCTGACTCCAGCGATGAGCGGCGTCGTCCTGGGCACCAAACACCTCATAACGCTGCTGTGGAGCCCTGCGGCCAGCCTGCTCTCCAAGCGCTACGACAAGAGGAGGCTGGTGATCAGCGGCTCCGTTGCGTGTTCGGCAGCAGTCGCTCTGGTTCTGCTGCTCATGCCGTCTGCAGGTGTGGACGCACGGACGTCCGCCTGCAACGTGTCTGACGTGAGAGTGCATCCAACCCAAAGTAGCTTCAGAGCCACTATAAACCTGAACGCTCAGTCTGGTGTCTCTTCACCTGCAGAGACACGTCCTCACCCTGAGTCTGTTGTGACAAGCAAAACTTCCCTTTATCACCATGATGCTGATGACGAGGCTCCAACTCAGCTCTCACTAAATGCTTTCTCCGTGGAGGTAGAACCAAACACCGGCAGCAGGTCTTCGCTAACACCACAGAGGAGTAAGAGGTCAGAGGAGGACATGCGCTTTGATTTCCTGGGCAGCCTGAAGGTGATGGACACTCAGCACCAGCTCTTCTTCTTGATCCTCATCGTGGTCTCCGTGTGGGAGTTAGTGTCGGCTCCTCTGGACTGGACCACAGAGGACGGCTTGTATGAATATCTAGATTTTGCAGATGCTGCCGACCGCTTCAGCAGCAGCGGGGTTTGGGCTGTACTGGGAGCGGCGTGTGGGGTTGGGGGAGCGGGGCTGCTGGTCAGCCAGTTACCTTGTGTCATAGCTGGTCAGACCCCTCGGAGCGCTGTGCATTTCTACTGCTACGCTGCTGTGGCAGCTCTCGCCCTGCCTGTGTCCACCCACCTGCCTCTTTACCTGAACAAGAAGCGGGACCGAGCCAATGGGCTCCTGAAAGCCGTGCAGCTGGTGCGCGGCTCCCCCCGCGCTCTGCTCTGTGCCGTCACCACCCTGCTGGTCGGGCTGGCGGGCTCGGCAGTGGACGACTTCCTCCTGTGGCAGATGCAGGACCACGGGAGCAACGAGCTGCACATGGGATTATCTCTGGCCTCCGCTCTGCTCTCGCAGGCCGCCTTTCCTCTGCTGGCAGGCCGCTTGTCCAAACTCCTCAGCCCGGGGAAGATTCTCACGGTGGGGGCCGCGAGTCTCAGCTTACAGTGCTTCTATTACTCCTTCCTGTGGGGGCCGTGGGCTGTGTTGCCTGCTCAGGTGTTGAGCTGCCTGAGCAGAGGAGCCTTCTGGTGGGCTGTGAGGGTCCAGTGTGAGGATGTGGCCACACCAGGGGCTGAGAGGAGTGTGAGGAGAGTCTACAGTGCGCTCTCTCTGCACCTGGGGAGCGGGCTTGGGAGCTTCGCTGGGGGCTTTGTGGTGCAGAGGTTCGGGCTGACGTGGCTGTTCAGAGGAGCAGCGGTGGTGCTGATGCTGTGGTGTGTGTTCCTGCCTGCGCTGCAGTGCAAGGCCCCTCGCCAGCGCAGGATTAACTACTCTCGTCTGCTGGCGGCTGATGCAAGTGAAGCCAGCGACTCGGAGTCGGAGCAGGAGAGAGACTGGCTCAATAAAGCCATGGAAGACGACAGAAGCAACAACAACTACGAACGGAGGGTAAACCGCTGGACGACTTAGCCCCAGAGTGTGCGAGGTGAAAAGGACGTGGGAGGCTGAAACTCGTCTTTCCTGCCCCGATTGATTCAGatctgtttgctttttattgccGTTTGTCCTGTTGTCAGTGTGCAGCAGCCTTTACAAACGTGCTTAAACAATCCTTCTTCTGTGTAAAGCAAACAAGGTGGCGGGATTATTAAAGGGGGTGAGATCAGCAGCTTTGTACATAAAAACATTGGATCCTCTTGGCTTCAGGAGACAAGTGTGAACACAAGGTGTGTGCACAAGGTGAGGTTCAGCCTGTTTACCTAGTGCAGGCGACTGCCCTGCTTCACAGCTGGGCCTTTGTCTAAACTTCTTATGAATGTGGGCTGTAGATGCGGGAGGTGGCTGCTGTGTTTGAGGACTA includes these proteins:
- the mfsd6l gene encoding major facilitator superfamily domain-containing protein 6-like, coding for MKRNKQIDVTRALALAGTFNFLRSCARCCLLPFLTLYFRQLGLTPAMSGVVLGTKHLITLLWSPAASLLSKRYDKRRLVISGSVACSAAVALVLLLMPSAGVDARTSACNVSDVRVHPTQSSFRATINLNAQSGVSSPAETRPHPESVVTSKTSLYHHDADDEAPTQLSLNAFSVEVEPNTGSRSSLTPQRSKRSEEDMRFDFLGSLKVMDTQHQLFFLILIVVSVWELVSAPLDWTTEDGLYEYLDFADAADRFSSSGVWAVLGAACGVGGAGLLVSQLPCVIAGQTPRSAVHFYCYAAVAALALPVSTHLPLYLNKKRDRANGLLKAVQLVRGSPRALLCAVTTLLVGLAGSAVDDFLLWQMQDHGSNELHMGLSLASALLSQAAFPLLAGRLSKLLSPGKILTVGAASLSLQCFYYSFLWGPWAVLPAQVLSCLSRGAFWWAVRVQCEDVATPGAERSVRRVYSALSLHLGSGLGSFAGGFVVQRFGLTWLFRGAAVVLMLWCVFLPALQCKAPRQRRINYSRLLAADASEASDSESEQERDWLNKAMEDDRSNNNYERRVNRWTT